In Streptomyces dangxiongensis, one DNA window encodes the following:
- a CDS encoding HAMP domain-containing protein yields MTAEPAAALQIPAVQAEQRTMLAGILGLAAGAAGLGWLHVVVVRPLRAVAVLVERLAGGDRRTVLHPVNHDEIGSVTRSLELVRQALAERDRAARSGQAAGPSRPPRENTLQR; encoded by the coding sequence GTGACCGCGGAGCCCGCGGCGGCGCTCCAGATCCCCGCGGTGCAGGCCGAGCAGCGCACCATGCTCGCCGGCATCCTGGGCCTCGCCGCGGGCGCGGCCGGCCTTGGCTGGCTGCATGTCGTGGTGGTCCGGCCGCTGCGCGCGGTCGCCGTGCTCGTCGAGCGGCTCGCCGGCGGAGACCGCCGCACCGTGCTGCATCCGGTCAACCACGACGAGATCGGCTCGGTCACCCGCAGCCTGGAGCTGGTGCGCCAGGCCCTGGCGGAACGCGACCGGGCGGCCAGATCAGGCCAGGCCGCCGGGCCCTCCCGGCCCCCGCGTGAGAACACCCTCCAGCGGTAG
- a CDS encoding cache domain-containing protein yields MRPPIASIVVLLLVVAALTVIGLEGIHTAGTPQAVLNGEQQIAADTALSLRTAIDAEAGTVRRTADAYPATSTSTPTTALKALTSAKKAFLGRALLDAHTGKLLATSGRTVPLAGVDVARTASGHGEIPPRLVTSGGTRQLLYFAKVTLPAQQDDPDQDQYQAPSRPARQWLLVVCEPLPALTAYGDGRTAEVLDASGKSLATAVRGTASPAAAHNGLPAAAARAAHRSGSDTDASGSLLGATTGSRRTVAGWAQVASATGPGETDDLGLVVLTSRAAPTTTTAADYSGFALEAAGALAAVALLLGMVLYFTLQQPLLRLYLSAGRLARGATGDGPAAPAELSRPVPVHGFGELARIGRALDSLRGQLLGESGPREFPARRGPGYRALAVAGVVVVACWSMPMIFVLNRADTATAVPAPVLADQQARTEIATNRIRQSLDRSYTDLSEAAASLPGRSRDAQTEVLRKSLADHKQYRSLYLLDRSGGITLRVGGTPLRTLVHVPGGGGITTVNTSGRIPAIAAYAQVRAGKGKAPAAGVVLFGEIDVKALNSILPRPKLGSVWVTDRDDKVLAASVGYRAFQSLPDSGLTRLARATQGRPGDHGHRDLGGAQHVLRPIGRPPRRWRRAARRPASAGTW; encoded by the coding sequence GTGCGCCCGCCGATAGCCTCGATCGTCGTACTCCTGCTGGTGGTCGCCGCCCTGACCGTGATCGGCCTCGAAGGCATCCACACCGCGGGCACCCCGCAGGCCGTGCTGAACGGGGAGCAGCAGATCGCCGCGGACACCGCGCTGTCTCTGCGCACCGCGATCGACGCCGAGGCGGGCACGGTACGCCGTACGGCCGACGCGTACCCGGCGACGAGCACCTCGACCCCCACGACCGCGCTCAAAGCGCTGACCTCTGCCAAGAAGGCGTTCCTCGGCCGTGCGCTGCTCGACGCGCACACCGGGAAACTGCTGGCGACCAGCGGCAGGACCGTGCCGCTGGCCGGGGTGGACGTCGCCAGGACGGCGTCCGGGCACGGGGAGATCCCGCCCCGGCTGGTGACGTCGGGCGGCACACGGCAACTGCTGTACTTCGCCAAGGTCACCCTGCCCGCGCAGCAGGACGATCCCGACCAGGACCAGTACCAGGCCCCGAGCCGGCCCGCCCGGCAGTGGCTGCTGGTGGTCTGCGAGCCGCTCCCCGCCCTCACGGCGTACGGCGACGGGCGCACCGCCGAAGTGCTGGACGCGAGCGGCAAGTCGCTCGCCACCGCGGTCCGTGGCACGGCCTCTCCGGCCGCCGCCCACAACGGTCTGCCCGCGGCTGCGGCGCGCGCGGCGCACAGGTCGGGGAGTGACACCGACGCCTCGGGAAGCCTGCTGGGCGCCACCACCGGCAGCCGGCGCACCGTGGCCGGCTGGGCCCAGGTCGCCTCGGCGACCGGTCCGGGCGAAACCGACGACCTCGGTCTGGTGGTGCTCACCTCCCGCGCGGCGCCCACCACGACCACCGCCGCCGACTACTCGGGCTTCGCGCTCGAGGCGGCCGGGGCGCTGGCCGCGGTCGCGCTGCTGCTCGGGATGGTGCTGTACTTCACCCTGCAACAGCCACTGCTGCGGCTGTACCTGTCCGCCGGCCGTCTGGCCCGGGGCGCGACCGGGGACGGGCCGGCCGCGCCGGCGGAGCTGTCCCGGCCGGTTCCGGTACACGGCTTCGGTGAACTGGCCAGGATCGGGCGGGCCCTGGACTCACTGCGCGGGCAACTGCTCGGCGAGAGCGGCCCGCGGGAGTTCCCGGCCCGGCGCGGACCGGGTTACCGGGCGCTGGCCGTGGCCGGCGTGGTGGTGGTGGCCTGCTGGTCGATGCCGATGATCTTCGTGCTGAACCGGGCGGACACCGCGACCGCGGTTCCGGCTCCGGTCCTCGCCGACCAGCAGGCGCGCACCGAGATCGCGACGAACCGGATCCGGCAGTCCCTCGACCGGTCGTACACCGACCTGAGCGAGGCGGCCGCGAGCCTGCCGGGCCGGAGCCGGGACGCCCAGACCGAGGTTCTGCGCAAATCCCTCGCCGACCACAAGCAGTACCGCTCGCTGTATCTCCTGGACCGCTCGGGCGGCATCACGCTGAGGGTGGGCGGCACACCGCTGCGCACCCTCGTCCACGTGCCCGGCGGCGGTGGGATCACCACCGTCAACACCTCGGGCCGGATACCGGCGATCGCCGCCTACGCGCAGGTCCGGGCCGGCAAGGGCAAGGCCCCGGCGGCCGGGGTGGTGCTGTTCGGCGAGATCGACGTGAAGGCGCTCAACTCCATTCTCCCCAGGCCGAAGCTGGGCAGCGTCTGGGTGACGGACCGCGACGACAAGGTGCTGGCGGCGAGCGTGGGCTACCGCGCCTTCCAGTCGCTGCCCGACTCCGGCCTGACCCGTCTCGCCCGCGCCACCCAGGGGCGCCCCGGGGACCACGGGCACCGCGACCTCGGCGGTGCACAACACGTCCTCCGGCCCATCGGTCGACCGCCGCGCCGCTGGCGCAGAGCGGCCCGACGGCCCGCCTCGGCTGGCACGTGGTGA
- a CDS encoding alpha/beta hydrolase family protein — MKHRRPPHCRRAIARAVGSAGALAVALSLGMTPAVAAGKTSDKPAATGFSADQPDPNTPLAPENDEAPQHHKPVHPEALTSARTAPSGLQLTMPAPTGQNSVGMVGLHLVDTSRTDPYVPGNKPRELMVSLWYPATATSGHYQAPWMPSVSGAHFLASRGLSPQQVTLPKTAGHVLAPVKTSLGKLPVLLYSTGLHSDRAMGTALAQDLASRGYLVVTVDHTHDANEVQFPANRLELNRMPSGTHSSDTLKVRAADIKFVINALGKISSGGNPDAGHATLPSGLSKSVDTSRIGMFGWSLGGAAVDTAMQLDKRIDAGANLDGQFFGTAPSKDLDRPFMLFSSGGHNRNNDSSWRTLWSHLKGYRVDIKLKGAAHLSFSDSEWMVPQWAGLLGLSQTQVQQQYGTIDPNRAVQVQRVYLAAFFDQELRHKHSTLLDGPAGKYPEISFVR; from the coding sequence ATGAAACACCGCCGCCCGCCCCACTGTCGCAGAGCGATCGCCAGAGCGGTCGGCTCGGCGGGTGCGCTGGCCGTCGCGCTGAGTCTGGGGATGACGCCGGCGGTGGCCGCCGGGAAGACGTCCGACAAGCCTGCGGCCACCGGTTTCTCGGCCGACCAGCCCGACCCGAACACGCCCTTGGCGCCCGAGAACGACGAGGCGCCGCAGCACCACAAGCCCGTACACCCCGAGGCGCTCACGTCCGCCCGGACGGCCCCGTCCGGCCTGCAGCTCACCATGCCCGCGCCGACCGGGCAGAACAGCGTGGGCATGGTCGGCCTGCACCTCGTCGACACGTCCCGTACGGATCCGTACGTGCCCGGCAACAAGCCCCGCGAGTTGATGGTGTCGCTCTGGTATCCGGCCACCGCCACGTCCGGGCACTATCAGGCGCCGTGGATGCCGTCGGTCTCCGGCGCCCACTTCCTCGCCTCGCGCGGGCTGTCGCCGCAGCAGGTGACCCTGCCGAAAACCGCGGGCCATGTCCTCGCCCCGGTGAAGACCAGCCTCGGCAAGCTGCCCGTCCTGCTGTACTCGACCGGGCTGCACTCGGACCGCGCGATGGGCACCGCTCTCGCCCAGGATCTCGCCAGCCGCGGCTACCTCGTCGTCACCGTCGACCACACCCACGACGCCAACGAGGTGCAGTTCCCCGCCAACCGGCTCGAACTCAACAGGATGCCGTCGGGCACCCACTCCTCCGACACGCTCAAGGTGCGCGCGGCCGACATCAAGTTCGTCATCAACGCTCTCGGCAAGATCAGCAGTGGCGGCAACCCGGACGCCGGCCACGCGACGCTCCCCTCGGGGCTGTCGAAGTCGGTGGACACCTCCCGTATCGGGATGTTCGGCTGGTCGCTGGGCGGCGCGGCGGTCGACACCGCCATGCAGCTCGACAAGCGGATCGATGCCGGTGCCAACCTGGACGGCCAGTTCTTCGGGACGGCGCCGAGCAAGGACCTGGACCGCCCCTTCATGCTCTTCAGCTCCGGCGGCCACAACCGGAACAACGACAGCTCGTGGCGCACGCTGTGGTCGCACCTGAAGGGCTACCGGGTCGACATCAAGCTCAAGGGCGCGGCGCACCTGTCGTTCAGCGACAGCGAGTGGATGGTGCCGCAGTGGGCGGGCCTGCTCGGGCTCTCCCAGACTCAGGTCCAGCAGCAGTACGGCACGATCGACCCGAACCGGGCGGTCCAGGTCCAGCGTGTCTACCTCGCCGCCTTCTTCGACCAGGAGCTGCGTCACAAGCACAGCACCCTGCTCGACGGGCCCGCCGGCAAGTACCCGGAGATCTCTTTCGTCCGCTGA
- a CDS encoding CGNR zinc finger domain-containing protein yields MNLDHVFVCGNPALDFAATLRARRSARFEMFVTPDRLNAWYVESGIVDAVSPGQEADVEQATTVREAIYKLVAARRLGERYDGAALTVVNNAARKPPAVPQLTPSGRWTQATPEEALSMVARRAIELLSGPDVPLLKECGNPECTRTYIDRSRGMRRQWCGMESCGNKIKAAAYRARKKSPTAAT; encoded by the coding sequence GTGAATCTCGACCATGTCTTCGTCTGCGGAAACCCGGCACTCGACTTCGCCGCGACGCTGCGAGCGCGCCGTTCGGCACGCTTCGAGATGTTCGTGACCCCGGACAGGCTGAACGCTTGGTATGTGGAGTCCGGCATCGTCGACGCGGTCTCGCCCGGCCAGGAGGCCGACGTCGAGCAGGCGACGACCGTACGGGAAGCGATATACAAGCTGGTCGCCGCTCGTCGGCTCGGCGAGCGGTACGACGGAGCGGCGCTGACCGTAGTGAACAACGCCGCACGAAAACCGCCCGCGGTGCCGCAGCTCACTCCGTCGGGGCGATGGACGCAGGCGACACCGGAAGAAGCCCTCTCCATGGTGGCCCGCCGCGCCATCGAGCTCCTGAGCGGGCCGGACGTGCCCCTGCTCAAGGAGTGCGGCAACCCGGAGTGCACCCGCACCTACATCGACCGCTCGCGCGGCATGCGCCGACAGTGGTGCGGGATGGAGTCCTGCGGCAACAAGATCAAGGCGGCCGCGTACCGTGCCCGCAAGAAGAGCCCGACCGCGGCTACCTGA
- a CDS encoding alpha/beta fold hydrolase, with the protein MINRRSFGKALGVGTGAAAASLAGLQAASATTRSASAASAVPTATPGAHATFARPKQTRAGLLDVGYAELGPAHGPAVICLHGWPYDIHSYVDVAPLLAEKGYRVIVPYLRGHGTTRFLSDRTFRNAQQSVIALDIIALMDALKIERAVLAGFDWGSRTADIIAALWPRRCKALVSVSGYLVTDREANLKPLAPEAEHAWWYQYYFSTERGRLAMEDKTLRHDLTRLVWDTVSPTWDFDDATFERTAAAFDNPDYAAVVIHNYRWRLSLADGERGYDGLEKRLAARPTIGVPTITLDPERDPFTAPGAGASYRDRFTGKYEHRTLLGTGHNVPQEAPAAFTQAVIDVDRF; encoded by the coding sequence ATGATCAACAGGCGCAGTTTCGGTAAGGCCCTGGGCGTGGGCACAGGCGCGGCCGCCGCTTCACTGGCCGGCCTGCAGGCCGCGTCCGCCACCACCCGGAGCGCATCCGCGGCGTCGGCCGTTCCCACGGCCACTCCCGGCGCGCACGCCACCTTTGCGCGGCCGAAGCAGACAAGGGCCGGCCTGTTGGACGTCGGCTATGCCGAACTGGGCCCCGCCCACGGCCCCGCGGTCATCTGCCTGCACGGCTGGCCGTACGACATCCACAGCTACGTCGACGTCGCCCCACTGTTGGCCGAGAAGGGCTATCGGGTGATCGTCCCGTATCTGCGCGGTCACGGCACGACGCGCTTCCTCTCCGACCGGACGTTCCGCAACGCCCAGCAGTCGGTCATCGCGCTCGACATCATCGCCCTGATGGACGCCCTGAAGATCGAGAGGGCCGTTCTGGCCGGCTTCGACTGGGGCTCGCGCACCGCCGACATCATCGCCGCGCTCTGGCCCCGACGCTGCAAGGCCCTCGTGTCGGTGAGCGGATACCTCGTCACCGATCGCGAGGCCAACCTGAAGCCGCTGGCACCCGAAGCCGAACACGCCTGGTGGTACCAGTACTACTTCTCCACCGAGCGTGGTCGGCTCGCCATGGAGGACAAAACCCTGCGTCACGACCTGACCAGGCTCGTCTGGGACACCGTCTCCCCGACGTGGGACTTCGACGACGCCACCTTCGAGCGCACCGCGGCAGCCTTCGACAACCCCGACTACGCGGCCGTCGTCATCCACAACTACCGCTGGCGGCTGAGCCTCGCCGACGGCGAGCGCGGCTATGACGGACTCGAGAAGCGGCTGGCCGCGCGCCCGACGATCGGGGTACCCACCATCACACTCGACCCCGAGCGCGATCCCTTCACCGCTCCGGGTGCCGGAGCCTCGTACCGGGACAGGTTCACGGGCAAGTACGAGCACCGAACCCTGCTGGGGACCGGCCACAACGTGCCCCAGGAGGCGCCCGCCGCCTTCACCCAGGCCGTCATCGACGTGGACCGCTTCTGA